A part of Haloarchaeobius sp. HME9146 genomic DNA contains:
- a CDS encoding ABC transporter ATP-binding protein: MIEFDNVTKQYGDGTVAIENISFEVEEGTTTVLVGPSGCGKTTTMKLVNRLIDPTEGTVYFDGTDITELDEIELRREVGYVIQEIGLFDHMSVAENVGTVPDLKGWDQDRIRERVVELLDLMDLPAAEYADQYPTELSGGQRQRVGVARALAADPDVMLMDEPFGALDPITRDELQDEFLEIQDELDVTILFVTHSIEEALKMGDRIAIFDVGELVQYDTPQNILENPKNDFVRDFIGEDRELKKLQVTQVRDVMTETERRPVRDGEPEPLSPTDSAHVALSRLLERDDSSVPVVRDGSVVGTVSESDLRNVDAKVSRGAP, from the coding sequence ATGATAGAATTCGATAACGTCACGAAGCAGTACGGCGACGGCACCGTCGCCATCGAGAACATCAGTTTCGAGGTGGAGGAAGGGACGACGACCGTGCTGGTCGGTCCCTCGGGCTGTGGCAAGACGACGACGATGAAGCTCGTCAACCGCCTCATCGACCCGACCGAGGGGACCGTCTACTTCGATGGAACCGACATCACCGAACTCGACGAGATCGAACTGCGGCGAGAGGTGGGCTACGTCATCCAGGAGATCGGCCTCTTCGACCACATGAGCGTCGCGGAGAACGTCGGGACCGTCCCAGACCTCAAGGGGTGGGACCAGGACCGCATCCGTGAGCGCGTCGTGGAACTGCTGGACCTGATGGACCTGCCGGCCGCGGAGTACGCGGACCAGTACCCGACCGAGCTCTCGGGCGGCCAGCGCCAGCGCGTCGGCGTCGCCCGGGCGCTCGCGGCCGACCCCGACGTGATGCTGATGGACGAGCCCTTCGGGGCGCTCGACCCCATCACGCGCGACGAACTCCAGGACGAGTTCCTGGAGATACAGGACGAACTCGACGTGACCATCCTGTTCGTCACCCACAGCATCGAGGAGGCGCTGAAGATGGGCGACCGCATCGCCATCTTCGACGTGGGCGAACTCGTCCAGTACGACACCCCCCAGAACATCCTGGAGAACCCGAAGAACGACTTCGTCCGGGACTTCATCGGCGAGGACCGCGAGCTGAAGAAGCTCCAGGTCACGCAGGTCCGGGACGTGATGACCGAGACGGAGCGCCGGCCGGTCCGCGACGGCGAGCCCGAACCCCTCTCGCCGACCGACAGCGCCCACGTCGCGCTCTCGCGACTCCTCGAACGGGACGACTCGTCGGTGCCGGTCGTCAGGGACGGGTCGGTCGTGGGCACCGTGTCCGAGTCCGACCTCCGGAACGTGGACGCGAAGGTGTCGCGGGGGGCACCCTGA